Part of the Deltaproteobacteria bacterium genome, AGCGAGATGCCTCCGCGCGCGCCTCGCGCTCGAGCGCGGCGAGCTCTCGCGGAAGCCTCACCCGCACCTCGAGGTGGCGCGAGTTCACCGTTCGCACCTCTGCCGAGAGGCCGAGTGGACCATCGGCTCGGCCGAATCCCGTCATCGAGCTCCGGCCCGGTCGCGCGGACCTCCCGCTCACCGCGACAGGCCCCGGCGCGCGAGCTCCGCCTGCGCGCTCTCGACCTTGTCCTCGGGGCGCTGGCTGCGCACGAACGCGATCACCTCGTCGATTCCGTCCTCGAGCCGCAATTGCGCCTCGAAGCCGAGCGTGCGCTTCGCGTGCGTCGGGTCGGCGAAGCAGTGCCGGATGTCGCCCGCGCGGAAGCGCTCGGTGATCTCGGGCCGGATCTCGAGCCCGAGCCGCTCGGCGAGCAGCTCGCCCACGCGCCGGATCGTCGTGGGCCGGCCGGTCCCGACGTTGCACACGCGGCCGCCGGCGGCCTCGCAGCGCAGCGCGAGAAGATTCGCGCGCACGATGTCCGACACGTGCACGAAGTC contains:
- a CDS encoding nucleoside-diphosphate-sugar epimerase, with product DFVHVSDIVRANLLALRCEAAGGRVCNVGTGRPTTIRRVGELLAERLGLEIRPEITERFRAGDIRHCFADPTHAKRTLGFEAQLRLEDGIDEVIAFVRSQRPEDKVESAQAELARRGLSR